AAGTTATCTGAAGAAATTGAAAAATCCATTGAATACGAAGAAGCAAACATGTTTTTCGCATGTAAATCTAATGGCCACAGATACAAATTTGAAAAAGCATCTGAACACAATTTCTCATGTCCAAAATGTGGAGAATCACTAGAGCATTACGATAACTCCTCCAATATAAGAGAACTATTAAAAGAAAAAGCAGATGTAGTATTCCTTGCAAAATCAAATGGAAAATAATTAGTGTAGCCATTCTTCTGGAACATAAAATAGGACAAAAGGGAATAAATAAATCTCTTAAAATTAACAAAAAGATAAAATATTTCTATATGTCATGTTTCATTATTTGCAAATAATATAAATTATTATTTTTTTCCTAATTATACAAATATGACCTAATTTATTTCTGTGAACTGGAGAATATATTACAAAATGAGTTCAAAACAAAAATATACTAAATGTTTTGTTACGTCTGAAGATGGTACTATCGTTGGTTACAGGCAAATGGGCAGTGGTCCCGGCATTATTCTTCTTCACGGAGGTGTGAATGCATCTCAAAATCTTATGAAAATGGGCAAATTACTCTCTGATGAATTCACCGTCTATATTCCTGACAGACGGGGCCGTGGCATGAGCGGCCCATTTGGGAGTGATTACAGTATCGAAAAGGAAGATCAGGATTTAAACATCCTGTTAAATAAAACAGGAGCGCATTATGTATTTGGAACTGCAGATGGAGCATTATTTGCATTGCATGCTGCAATTTCTTTACCTTCGATCCATAAGGTCATAGCCTACGAACCTCTTATCTTCGCAGGACAGCCCGGACTTGATGAATTTAAAGTCACTATAAAGCATTTAGACAAAAATATAGCCGATAATAATATTGCAAAAGCTACTGTGGAGATTACAAAAGATTCTGCTGCCCCCGTCAGAGCCATCCCCGATCTTGTACTAGTACCTCTTGTTAAACTTATACTCTGGATCAACCAAAGAAACGTTAAAG
This is a stretch of genomic DNA from Methanobacterium spitsbergense. It encodes these proteins:
- a CDS encoding alpha/beta fold hydrolase, which translates into the protein MSSKQKYTKCFVTSEDGTIVGYRQMGSGPGIILLHGGVNASQNLMKMGKLLSDEFTVYIPDRRGRGMSGPFGSDYSIEKEDQDLNILLNKTGAHYVFGTADGALFALHAAISLPSIHKVIAYEPLIFAGQPGLDEFKVTIKHLDKNIADNNIAKATVEITKDSAAPVRAIPDLVLVPLVKLILWINQRNVKGDEVPYQDLIPVLGPELHVVEKTEGTIDEYKAISAKVLLLEGSKTQSLLKDSMTQLYNVLPCSDLVELKCLNHDSAQDYGKPEPIANEIKRFLKGK